The DNA window CCAATCTGGTTTTTTCTTATCGACAGTTATCTTGATTTGGACTGGAAACGCACTGAAACCGTAGATTTTGTCTGGACCGTACACTTGAACCTTCAGATCTCCGAGCGACCCTGACTGCTGGTAGTCATAGCTCACAAAATCACTCATCAGCATCTGCGTGTACTTGGCGAGCTGCTTGTACGCTTCCTGCTGTGCCTCCTTGGAGAGCTTTAGCCACTCTTCATAGTCCCTTCCATTTACTACATCTTCCGTTGTTGCGTTTTTATTGGCGGTTTCTCCTAGTGTAGTTGCTTTTTTCTCCTCTCCCCCACCGTGAGTTACACCGTATGTAATCCCTGCCCCTGCAAGAAATGCTATTACCGCTACCACAAGAAGCACTGGAACCAAGCGATGAATTACAAATCTCTTTAGTTTCTTTGTGTTAATCTCAAAAAAGGGTGTAGAAATCGGGAGGTTGATATTCATATGCTCACCTCCTCCTCAGCGCCCAAACCACTCCTCCAAGGACGAGGAGGCCCGCGAGGACGTAGAGTATCGTCTTTCCGCTGTTGCTTCCGCCGCCGAAGAGCGTGAATCCTGAACCCTCAGAGATGCTCACTGCAACCTTGTCGGAGAATACGGTAGCGTTGCCCTGCATGACGGCAACGTTCAGCTCGTAGGCGTCGTAGGTGAGGTCTTCCGGCACGGCGAAGGCTATTGAAACATCCTTTTCAGTCAATGGAGCAACGCTGATGCTCTGGTTTATCTCGCTCGGCAGGAAGCCGCCAGAGACCTTGATGGTGTAGTACTGGACATCGCTCGATGGGTTCTTGAGGTGGAGCGTGATGACTCCCTCGCCGCCTTTCTCGACGGTAATGGTCTTCGTCTTGAGGGTAATCGCAGGGTTCACCTGGATGGAGTAGACGGCAGTCTTGCCGTTCCAGGTGAGTTCAAGTGTATAGGAGCCTTCACTCGGGACATTGACCGTGAAAGTGTGGGCCTCATACGGACTGAAGGCATAAGAATCGCTCCAGACTTCATTGCCTTGGCTGTCCTTCAGAACCGCAGTGATTAGATAGCTCTGTCCAGAACTTTCCGAGATGCGAAGCTCATTCGTGCCCACTTGCCACTCCGAGGGCATCTGGACGCTGAACGGGAGCGGCTCGACGGTGTAAGTCACCTGCTTGGTCGTCGTGTAAGTCTTTGACATAATGGCGTCGTTTGATGTGAGGGTGATAGTGAAGCCGTGGGTTCCCACCGCGCCGGCCTTGAACTTGATGCTAATTTGTGTCGGGCCGCTTATGTCGCCGAGATAGTATTTCCCACCCTCGGGCGAGATGACAGAGCCGTCCTTGCGGACTTCTATAACATCAGAAAGGCCGGAAATACTCAAGTAGGTGTTATAGGTCGCGGAAGTCTGTATTGGGCTTAGGGTGAAAGTCAGCTCGTAGATAGTGTTCTGGTAGGTCTTAATCTCAGCAGGGAAGTTTTCGAGCTTGAAGGCGGCCAAATCGGGATACATCTCGACTGAAACGGTCGTGTCGCCCTGGACGTCAATCGTTTTAGTAACGCTCCAGTAGCCCTGCTTCTCGAAAGTCAAGGTGTGAGTGCCCCTCGTGAGCTCCAGCGTCCCGCCGTCGTCAATCGTGCCCAAAACCGTATCTCCTTCTTTCACCGTTACGCCGCTTAGGCTTTGGCCCGTGAAACCGTCTTTTATGCTGAACTGAACGTTAAAAGCCGAGGGTATAACATCAATCTCATTCACAACCGTAAAGCCCGATTTAGATACTACCGTATTCTCATCTCCAAAAATGACCATCGTGGCCGCTCCACCAGTATAAACGTAGTTCCAGTAATCGTAGATTTTCAAAGCTATTCCCGCATGCTGGACTAGACTGGTCTGTAATCCCTTATTCGCCGAAACCCCGAACGTTGCTTTTGAACCAACCGCCGCAATACCAAACCACGTTGAAGTGTCAGACCAATTATAGATATCCATGTTTGGAATCCCGTAAACACCAACCGCCTCGTCGCCTGTGTCATCAGTCCTCAAATCAAAGCCAGCAAAGGCAACCATTGTAACATTCGAAAGCGTTACTTCTCCTATGAAAGTGTTACTGCCAATCCAACTTGCCCCCTTCACGATACCAAAAGCGTAAATCTTCGTAACGCCAGGAAGGCCATCAATATAGTATTCCTTCGACTGGGGTGTATAAGTGATATCCAGCTGAGTCATTACGCTGTCAAGGGCTATCTGAAACTGCATCTTGTTAGCCCTATTGTAGATGAAAAGAGCGTATAAGTCCTCTAGCGTTGAAACGCTCATTATGTAGTCAATGTAGTTCTCCCCCGGCTCGACCTGGACGGTTAACGTGTTTCCAGATGGTAGCCAGACACTGGAGACCTGAACAGTCGTAGCCGTCTTATTGACCGTGTCAAGATAGTATTCACGAATAATGAACTTATACGCCGTTGTTTCCGCCTTAACCGGCACTACTGAAACGCTCAACATGCCGAAAAGCACCAACAAAGCCAGCAGAACGCCAAATTGCTTCATTTTGACCACCTCAAATTCAAATTATTAGCGGAATGTCTCTCAGACTCTCGATTATCGCACCATTCAGAACCCCCAAAACCGACAGAAGTGTCATTATTATCGCGAGTATTATTTGCTGAATCACTCCACCTCCCATTTTTCATCACCCTCCCACGCTGTAGTCAATCCCGATGCCGCCCACGAGGGCGAGCAGAAGCGCGAGGTTCTGAACACTGTTCCTCAGAGCATCAAGAAGAGCCGCGCCGTTCGCCTGCCAGAGCGCAGCAATGAACGCCAACAGCATCATGTCATACAGTAGAACCCTCCAGCCGCTCGTGAAAGGCTCGATGAGGGCAACTGCCTTTGAGCCCTTGTTCGTCAGCGCCCAATGAACCAACAGCCCGCCGACTGCGCCGAGCGCGAGCGCCCCTTTCGTCATTATGGGCCAAGCTATGAAATACCACGAGATTGCTATTAGAACAAAGAGAATCAGTTGGACGAGGCTGCGTGGCTTCATACGGCCGTCACCTTTACCTTTTTGAGGCGAGAAACTTCAGCTACAAGTTGCTGCTTCTTGCGAGTGACGCGGATCAGTTCTCGCTGTGCTGCGTCAATCTGCTGCCTAAGCTTCTCAGCGTACCTGTCAAGGGCTTCAATCTCCCGAGCAATCCCGTCCACATCAAGAGACTTCATACTACCGCCTCCGGAGTTTTCGACGGCCTCATCGCCGTAGCTCCAGCCCATCCACCGGAGCTTGCGGCTCGGCCCTGCTGTGAATTTGAGAGAAGTGATTTGAGCGGAGGAAGGCCCATCCTACTTTGAGATTGGAGAAAAAGCGTTTATAAGCAAATAAGAACATTTTAAGCTTAAATTAAGCGTAAAGATGAAAATGAGATTAATCTTTGAGAATGTCCTCCGGCCTGGTGTTGCCGAGCTCTATCCTGTAGAGTTTTAGTACAGCCTCCCTGAAGACCTGGTTGATGCTCGTTCCTTTCACCTTCGCGAGGGCTTTTGCCCTCTTCTCAACCTCAGAATCAATATATATTCCGCGAACAAACCGAGACGATTGGGCCATTCCTCCGCTCACCTCCTCAGCTTTTCAAAAAGCTCGAGCTCGGCCCGCTTCAGCTCGCGCAGGCCGAGCAAATACTCCAAGTGCTTTTCCACATCACCGCGCCAGGCCGGCATTGAAATCCAACTGTGGAGCTTCGCCCTCCAGCCGCCCCTCTTGAGCGTCTCGATGTGCATTTCAATGTCCATGAGCTGTTCCTCCACGAGGCGCCAGGGGCGGAATATTGCGTCATAAAGAAAACTAATGAAATACAGGGTAATGAGCCCGATGAGTGAGAGTCCAATCGCGTGGTTAATGAGTTCCACATTCATTTTCCACCCTCCAGCACGGCTTTTAGGTCGTCAACAACCGCAGAATACCACTCGTCGGCTAGGATCTC is part of the Thermococcus sp. M36 genome and encodes:
- a CDS encoding t26-2p, with amino-acid sequence MSGGMAQSSRFVRGIYIDSEVEKRAKALAKVKGTSINQVFREAVLKLYRIELGNTRPEDILKD